A window of Cottoperca gobio chromosome 16, fCotGob3.1, whole genome shotgun sequence contains these coding sequences:
- the mbpb gene encoding myelin basic protein b isoform X4, whose product MASASSSAQAAFGLGRRKKSPGLLDQIGNFFGGDKKRKTKGSFRGALSPGPQKSATSPRKRGAENAVVHFFRTIGDQKSQSAKAKKASAGDGKGTLTRIFKMGSRSASPSKR is encoded by the exons ATGGCATCTGCAAGCAGCTCCGCACAGGCCGCCTTCGGGCTGGGCCGGAGGAAGAAGAGCCCCGGCCTCCTGGATCAGATTGGAAACTTCTTCGGAGGGGACAAGAAGAGGAAGACCAAG GGATCTTTCCGTGGTGCTCTCTCTCCAGGCCCTCAGAAATCTGCGACTTCCCCACGTAAGCGTGGAGCAGAGAACGCAGTGGTCCACTTCTTCCGCACGATC GGCGACCAGAAGTCACAGTCTGCTAAAGCCAAGAAGGCCAGTGCAGGGGACGGCAAAGGCACCCTGACTAGGATCTTCAAAATG GGAAGCAGGAGTGCTTCTCCCAGCAAACGCTGA
- the mbpb gene encoding myelin basic protein b isoform X3: MASASSSAQAAFGLGRRKKSPGLLDQIGNFFGGDKKRKTKGSFRGALSPGPQKSATSPRKRGAENAVVHFFRTIVSPAPPKSRKSQSAKAKKASAGDGKGTLTRIFKMGSRSASPSKR; the protein is encoded by the exons ATGGCATCTGCAAGCAGCTCCGCACAGGCCGCCTTCGGGCTGGGCCGGAGGAAGAAGAGCCCCGGCCTCCTGGATCAGATTGGAAACTTCTTCGGAGGGGACAAGAAGAGGAAGACCAAG GGATCTTTCCGTGGTGCTCTCTCTCCAGGCCCTCAGAAATCTGCGACTTCCCCACGTAAGCGTGGAGCAGAGAACGCAGTGGTCCACTTCTTCCGCACGATC GTGTCACCTGCCCCTCCCAAGTCTAGG AAGTCACAGTCTGCTAAAGCCAAGAAGGCCAGTGCAGGGGACGGCAAAGGCACCCTGACTAGGATCTTCAAAATG GGAAGCAGGAGTGCTTCTCCCAGCAAACGCTGA
- the mbpb gene encoding myelin basic protein b isoform X1 gives MASASSSAQAAFGLGRRKKSPGLLDQIGNFFGGDKKRKTKGSFRGALSPGPQKSATSPRKRGAENAVVHFFRTIVSPAPPKSRWTGLAAKMGLGDQKSQSAKAKKASAGDGKGTLTRIFKMGSRSASPSKR, from the exons ATGGCATCTGCAAGCAGCTCCGCACAGGCCGCCTTCGGGCTGGGCCGGAGGAAGAAGAGCCCCGGCCTCCTGGATCAGATTGGAAACTTCTTCGGAGGGGACAAGAAGAGGAAGACCAAG GGATCTTTCCGTGGTGCTCTCTCTCCAGGCCCTCAGAAATCTGCGACTTCCCCACGTAAGCGTGGAGCAGAGAACGCAGTGGTCCACTTCTTCCGCACGATC GTGTCACCTGCCCCTCCCAAGTCTAGG TGGACAGGACTAGCTGCCAAGATGGGCCTG GGCGACCAGAAGTCACAGTCTGCTAAAGCCAAGAAGGCCAGTGCAGGGGACGGCAAAGGCACCCTGACTAGGATCTTCAAAATG GGAAGCAGGAGTGCTTCTCCCAGCAAACGCTGA
- the mbpb gene encoding myelin basic protein b isoform X5, giving the protein MASASSSAQAAFGLGRRKKSPGLLDQIGNFFGGDKKRKTKGSFRGALSPGPQKSATSPRKRGAENAVVHFFRTIVSPAPPKSRKSQSAKAKKASAGDGKGTLTRIFKM; this is encoded by the exons ATGGCATCTGCAAGCAGCTCCGCACAGGCCGCCTTCGGGCTGGGCCGGAGGAAGAAGAGCCCCGGCCTCCTGGATCAGATTGGAAACTTCTTCGGAGGGGACAAGAAGAGGAAGACCAAG GGATCTTTCCGTGGTGCTCTCTCTCCAGGCCCTCAGAAATCTGCGACTTCCCCACGTAAGCGTGGAGCAGAGAACGCAGTGGTCCACTTCTTCCGCACGATC GTGTCACCTGCCCCTCCCAAGTCTAGG AAGTCACAGTCTGCTAAAGCCAAGAAGGCCAGTGCAGGGGACGGCAAAGGCACCCTGACTAGGATCTTCAAAATG TGA
- the mbpb gene encoding myelin basic protein b isoform X2, translated as MASASSSAQAAFGLGRRKKSPGLLDQIGNFFGGDKKRKTKGSFRGALSPGPQKSATSPRKRGAENAVVHFFRTIVSPAPPKSRWTGLAAKMGLGDQKSQSAKAKKASAGDGKGTLTRIFKM; from the exons ATGGCATCTGCAAGCAGCTCCGCACAGGCCGCCTTCGGGCTGGGCCGGAGGAAGAAGAGCCCCGGCCTCCTGGATCAGATTGGAAACTTCTTCGGAGGGGACAAGAAGAGGAAGACCAAG GGATCTTTCCGTGGTGCTCTCTCTCCAGGCCCTCAGAAATCTGCGACTTCCCCACGTAAGCGTGGAGCAGAGAACGCAGTGGTCCACTTCTTCCGCACGATC GTGTCACCTGCCCCTCCCAAGTCTAGG TGGACAGGACTAGCTGCCAAGATGGGCCTG GGCGACCAGAAGTCACAGTCTGCTAAAGCCAAGAAGGCCAGTGCAGGGGACGGCAAAGGCACCCTGACTAGGATCTTCAAAATG TGA